In the Primulina eburnea isolate SZY01 chromosome 15, ASM2296580v1, whole genome shotgun sequence genome, gtatgtttattatcaactcgaaatgttgcatttgcaagattacttgttcaaataataaaatggaggaatcaatttccagattatacaatcaagaaaattagacttgataatgctggtgaatttacttcccagactttcaatgattattgtatgtctatgggaatcattgttgagcatcctgttgctcatgtacgtacacagaatggattggctgaatcattgattaaacgtttgcaaatgattgctagaccaatgattatgaaaacaaagctccctatttctatatggggacatgcaattttacatgatgcttcattaattcacatcagaccaagtgcatatcataaatactccccattgcagcttgcatttggtaaagaaccaggcatttctcatttgagaatttttggatgtatggtgtatgtgcctattgcaccaccgcaacaAAAGAAATTGGggcctcaaagaaaggttggaatttatatcggatatgatagtccatcaatcattcgatatcttgaacctcatacaggcgacgtgttcaagaacgttttgctgattgtcattttaatgagaaaatcttcccaatgttagggggtgacaagaaacataccgaaaaaaaaattacatggtatgtatcatcattgttacatttggatccaagaacacaacaatgtgaaaaagatatacagtaaattgtgcacttgcaaataatagcaaatcaaataccagatgcatttacaGATGCAAAAgaggtaactaaatcatatatacatactGTAAATgctcctgctcgaattgaaattccaaagaaacaaattgaacaaaGTCATGATGTTGTAAAACGCCTGAAgtgtggaaggccagtcggttccaaggataaaaatcttcgaaaaagaaaattagaGAAACacaatgatcacaaaatagagaatgatgttcctgaagaaacacatgatgatcacaaaatggAGAATGTTGTTCCTGAATAAAtgtatgatgatgaaaatgttctgtcagaaccacaaactgacgagaatcattaaatctctatcaattatattaatactggaaaaatatggaaccgaaaaagatatagaagaaattaatgatatattttcttataatgtggcaatcgacatcataaatgataatgaagataatgaaccaaaatattttggtgaatgtaaaaatcggcaggattggataaaatggaaagaagccatccaggttgaattggattcgctaaataaacgtaatgtttttggacctatagtccttacacctgaaggtgtaaatcctgttggatacaaatgggtttttattcgaaagcgaaatgagaaaaatgaaatagtaagatataaagctagaattgttgcacaaggtttttctcaaaggcctggaattgattatgaagaaacgtattttctcgtgatggatgcaattacgtttcgctatttgattagcttggcggtatcggaaaatttagaaatacgtcttatggatgttgttacagcttacttatatggatcacttgatagtaatatatatatatatatatatatgaaaatccctgaaggatttaagatacctgaagcacaaagttcaaaacccagagaatgttattatGTGAAACTAcatagatcattatatgggttaaagcaatccggtcgaatgtggtataatcgactaagtgatcacttgatgaaaaagggatatgtaaataattcaatatgcccttgtgttttcattaagaaaacaacatccggatgcgtaattattgctttatatgttgatgatttaaacatcattggaacgaataagaaaattcaagaagttgtgtcatactagaaggaagaatttgaaatgaaggatcttggaaaaatcaagtattgtctgggtttacaaattgaacaaaaagaatgtggaatgtttgttcaccagacaaattatacagaaaagatccttaaacgttttaatatggataaatcaaatcctttaagtactccaatggtttttagatcattaaacatagagaAGAATCCATTCTGttcatgtgaagatgatgaagatattcttggttcagaagtaccatatctaagtgatATCagtgcccttatgtatcttacaaattgtacaaggcctgatatatcttttgccgtaaatttgttgacaagatttagcacatatccaacaaagagacactggaacggaattaaacatatattccgttatctacgaggaacgacagacttgggacttttgtattcaaaagatgctaatccaagtataattggttatgccgatgctggatacttatatGATCCACACAAGACACGTTCCCAAattggatatgtatttactcgtgaaggaactgcaatttcttggcgttcacagaaacaaacgctcgtaacaacttcatcaaatcatgccgagattattgcactacttgaagcaagtcgtgaatgtgtgtggttaaaatcaatgacccaacatatccaaatctcatgcggattatcattcgacgagaagcctgtgatactatatgaagataatgctgcatgtgtttgctcaaatgaaagaaggatacataaaaagagacagaactaaacatattcctcctaagttcttcgcattcaccaagtagcttgagaagaataaatgtattgatgttcgtcacactcaatcaagtgaaaactcatcagatctcttcacaaaggcacttcctgcatcaatattcagaaatcacatatataatattgggatacgcaatctacgaaatttgtgaagaattgttcgtgtcaacatgaggggaagtttacgtgactgcactctttttctctTACTATGTTtttttatcccaatgagttTTTCCTAGTAAAGTTTTTAACGAGACtatataaaaacacgtaatgaagacaatcattatgaccatcatcacaagggggagtgttgaaaaataatatttaaaatgtgtgtattgaatattggaatgttgaatatttgaatgttgaaaataagagttgtaaatattgaaaattagtgtgtgatgatgtaggtaatgatgcattttatttttggattatttgtaaagaaattctataaataagcTCACGATTTGTGAaaaaattcacaattgagtaaagagaaaaattttataaagtgtataatttgataaattttgagagtttgagatttttattttttaccataaatttttactttttcacaacaatatTATCCCTCATTTTCTtgtatattttttgaaaatttacaTTTTATTCAAAATACACAATACCAAAACACCGGAAACATAATCAAAGAAAGCTCAAGTTTTTTACATACATGTCTTTCATTTTTATGTCAGCACAATTTCTCCAAATTTCTAAATGtttcaattaaaaaataattaacaatGATGTgtacaaacaaaaaaaattttaaaccttAAAGGGAATCAAAACTCCATCACTTTTGCTCCATGATGTTTACAGCAAATCAAACAGTGTATTTTGCTCTATGTCGTGCTCTATATCATATATATTACAATGCCAACACTCTGGTTTCTAACTCGAAACATCCAGCCTTCTGAATTTAAAGTTCTTCACATCAAACTTGAAAAAATGAATGAATAAGCACCCGGTGTATGAGCATTCATCCCCTTGGCTATTGCTGCACAAACATGAAAGCTAGGAAAACCAGAAAGAACGATAACATATTCGATGAATCAAGGAGATGAGAACCGCTTGTCGGAAGTATTTTAGGCAGTGAGCATTCCTCCCCATTGAAGTAGACTTTTGATGGAAATCCATCACCACCAGGAATGTTAATTCCAGGTGTCATCTTCTTCGTGAATGAAATCACGGACTGCTGTTTTCCAGGTACACGAGGATCTTTCTGGGGAACGGCCCCATCAGTTTCTGCCACGAGATAGTTCAGGCCCGGAAGACCTTGCATGAAAATCGTGTTGTTTACGCCATTCAGTGCACTTCCATTAAAGGAGTACACTGCTTCGAAGCCAGGAGCTGCTTTCTCGAATTCTAATGCCGTAAACCAATCGACAAAAGCAAATTCATCCCAGTTGAAGATTGTAATTCTTGCAGACCATCCGCCTCTATAGTCCGTGAACAAGTGCCAGTTGATACTAACTCCACAATTATCACCACAGGGTAGTGGGTTAGACAAAGGGAAATGGTGAAGATCGGCCCATGCTCTTGATAAGGTAGTACGGTTCTCGAATGGAACTAAGAGAGCTTGAGATGGGAGAAAAAGAGCGGGAGAGGTGCTGCTACATGTTTGTTCCGTATTAGCAGGGCAACCACAGGCACAAGTTTGACATGGGATGATGGATTCGTTGTAGTAAGCAGAGAACGACACACAGCATCGTGGGCTCACTCCCTTTGGCTGTGTGATATTGCACACCACTTGCCAACTAGCAATGGCACTTGAATTGGGTAGTAGCAAGCTCGGGTCTGGAAACTGGCTAGGACTAACTCGAACAGGCGGCCCACATTTATAATCTGGGTTAAGTCTGCCACGTATCCCCCAATTCTGCGGGGGAACAAGATCAGAGCGATTAACGTTAGGTGGCATCTTGAAAACATTGATCTTGAATGCTGATTTTGACTTGCTCGGATCCATAGCAGGAGGCAAGATCGTCCCGTTCCGACAGCAAAAGGGTATCATTCCCAGGTTTGTGTCATTAGTCTTGGCTAAAGGTAGGTCTACTATAGTGGGCCTTCTGTCACAGTTCAAGGCGGTTGAAAAGTCAAGCCTCTGGTAGAACTGGCCCTGTACCCCAAAGACACATTTTGATGTATCCAATACAGATGGATACGCTCCTTTCATGGCAAAAATGAACTCATCTTCCATCCAATCCCAGTTTAACTGCCAGTTGTCGAGTCGCCCAAGGGGGTTATGGTTCTCGATCGTAACCCGAGCCCAATAGTTGGACTCGTATGTTCTCGACACATCGTACATTATGGTAAGATCACCGTGTTGACGAGGCAAAAACTCATCATCTATGGTAATGTTTGATTTGAACTTCGTGTCTCTGGTGCAACATACTTGCATCGAGCTATTTCCTGAGGAAACAGATTCAAATTCAGACCACTATCTCACAAAGCCATGATAATACTTCCTCAAATTCATGCCACATAAACGTTTTAGAACAGCAACAATTTAAGTGTGATAGTTAGCTCTAGATTGATGAATAGCCAAAAATATTGAACATTATGTGCCATTTTCTTGATAAAGAATTACATCACAAGCTCAACACGAGCAAGTTCTTTCCCTACTATCAAAAAGTAGGATATGTGCTCGTATTTGATTTAAATGATTTGTCTTGCACCATTCCCAGTTCCCATGTCTTCACTTGAAAACCAAACCTCTAAACAACAGAACTCCAAAATGTGTTCATTTAAATATCAAACCTCTGAACAATAAAACTATAAAACAGCACAAAGAAAAACCCCCCCAAAATTAAATGGCAAAGTTCAGAGTATCCTACACATTTCTTGACTGGCTATTCTCCAATTATCCGGCAAGTGGTGCTCACACATTGGCTTCTAGAAGGTGTCCCACTAATTGATTTAAAGTCAAACAGAATTCTACACCTCCATTTATTCACGCCTTCATTTCCTCAACAAACAAATAAAACTATATAAAGTACCAATTCAACGCTCCTAGgaacaatataataaatttacacaAAACATTCAAATCTTGGCTCCACACCGGCAAACAAAATACACCAAACTCACCAATCCAAGAAACAGTTCTTCCTCCAATCCAGAACAAAATTAAGATTGCAAATAACATTAATCATTTGCATAAAATCCAAGTCTATTCAAGAAAATAGGACCAAACATATGTTAGATtcgataaaaaataaaaataaaaaaaaatcacctaGCATAGTTGGTTTTGGGCAAATCCAGCCATCATTCACCAGCGACATATTTGAAGGCATAGGCACGCTCGGAGACGCAACTCCGAACTGCGTGCCGACAAGCCCGACCCGCACACTCATCTGGGTCAAGTCCCCCGCTGTCTCAATACCCGACTTCAGATCCGGGGCCGGATACCCCGCGAAGACCGTCCCATTTCCAACACCCCCCGGAATGGAGTTCCCATCGGCAAGCAGGGCGTTGGAAGCAGAGACCAGATACTCATCGTGCTGGAATCCAACAAAAACCCGCCAAGATTTGAGCTCCACAAAGTCGTTGTTGAGCACGGACAGGGAAGATTCGAAGCGGTAAGCCTGGCGAGCTGGATCCGTCTTCAGAATCGGGGGTACGATCTTCCCGGAGTCGTAAGTGTAGGAAAGAAACACTCCGTTGCAGTTTTCGGAGGCCGATGCCGGTGCTTGGGCTTGAGCCGGAGGGCGTGTTTGGGCGCGGGCGGTGCCAAGAATGAGAAGAAACAAGGAGAGCACGATGGTGGTGGTCTCCATGTATGTAAAACTTCGAATGTGAGCGCGTTTCAATTCAAACTCGTGAATATTTCAGACACAAAATACcatttctctctctctctctctctctactcacacataaatataaatatatatatatatatatataataatatttgaagAAAGAAGCAGCTTCGTGGGTGCTGCAATGATGACGGGAAAGGGAGGTGTGATACGCGGAGAGGAAACTGTTGATTATTTGTGGGAAAAGACAGCTCAGTGGGTGCTGTATCGAAATGTCTGTCTTATTTATTTCTCTTTCGCTTTTCCTTTTGTTTCttagtaataataatattattattatcgtCAATactttcatataaaaaaattaattatattaactcGTTATCCTTTTTTTAAGGTTAGTAAAGCTCTCATATAATTAGTATTAAGATTCAAGATTATGCCTATTTTTtcgtaatttaatttaaattatttgtaTAATAAAAACATTGAAATATAAGTCTACGTTTTATCAGATAATATTAGATAAATGTGTTTTGAAACGAAGAAAACTGGTAATTAATTATCCCGACTTATTAGATACTTAGTCATTAAAATccttttcaataaaaatataattttgaaggaaataataatttgaaaatatatacagaaaactatttatattatatatggcaaaaacttgtgtgagacggtctcacaggtcgtatttgtgagacggatctcttatttggtcatccattaaaaagtattactttttatgctaagagtattactttttattgttaatatgggtagagttgactcgtctcacagattaagatccgtgagacggtctcacatgagacccactcattatatatattgatattcatttgCATGTATTGTGTGCTTGTTCAATTAAAATTACTAtttaaacatgataaatttttcTCTAATTATTAAGAGTGATTGACTGTCCCTAAacgtaaaaatttatgtgaaacagtctcacgggtcgtattttgtgagacggatctcttatttgagtcatccattaaaaattattattttttatactaagagtactattttttatgctaagagtattactttttattgtgaatatcggtagggttgacccgtctcacatataaagatgcctgaaaccgtctcacaagagacctactcatgtctaaaaattgaaaaaatatagataaagatatgattgaatttaaaatataaataaatgtaaaattgaagatataaaaataaaagttattttttataaaaaaaaaaaacaattcatTTCATCAATAAAACTATATAATGATGGTATAattattgttttaaataaaaattcatcaaaTCAATTAAAACTTAGTTGTataaatatctcaaatttaattaaatataagtaataatatatgtgtatatatgttTGATCTGCATCTATTGTGAACATCTATTATGAAAATCTATGTGATTAATGTTGATATATTGTCTATCTTTATTAaataaagagtttaatttttcaaaCAGATGCCAAACATAAATTGTCAAATCGTTTCAGAATTCAAAGTTCTCTTTTAttggtattattattataaggTTGCTTAAATGTGATTGTGGGGCACAACATTTTTGAAGGGATCCACAATTTATTTAGTCGTTGGAATTGGaagacgatggattgaaattttgaattttaaaaggTTGGATTTGCAGTTAAAGTTTAACCACTTCGACTTGCAATCTTTTCTCGTGTTTTTGTTTCAGCTCGCCTCTTTACGATAAAGGAACAAAAATTGATgctttttacgaaaattgtactacaaacattcttgttagattgtttaattatcagttttatgagatagatctcttatccgacttaatttattaaaaaaatgttgtttttttatgtcaaaaatattattttcatggTAATTATGAGTTAGATCGATTTGTCTCAAATCCGTCAGACGGACTCTGAAGGGAAATATAATTTCcgttttaaatttatttctcAAGATTAATTTTTCctcgttgatatgaatttaaAGATTTAAATATGGTTTTGTCTGTTTACATAATGTGATAATTATGCTAAGATTTTTGTTATATGATATATTTgtttaaaaagagtttatttctaataaaactcttaatttacataTTGTGAAAGTTTCCTTGTTGATAAACCATAGGGTTATAAATAAAGGTacaaatttgtgtgagacggtctccggagtcgtattttgtgagactgatctcttatttgggtcaactatgcaaaaatattattttttatgctaagagtattaatttttattttgaatatcgttAGGATtaacatgtctcacatataaagattcgtgagagcgtctcacaagagacctactcttaaatAAAAGGATTCATATCATGCAAAGAGAGTTTTTTATCGAGGGTCATTTTGACGTAGAAGCATATATACACTGTTGCACCTTTGCACGCCATGAGCTTTAGAGAAAATAATGTACAAGGTTGCTGCTGATCGAAGAGGAGTCAACGTTTTGTTTTTCACTCTTCACTTAGAAATTTTCGTGCTGCATATCGTATGCACTTT is a window encoding:
- the LOC140813712 gene encoding COBRA-like protein 7; this encodes METTTIVLSLFLLILGTARAQTRPPAQAQAPASASENCNGVFLSYTYDSGKIVPPILKTDPARQAYRFESSLSVLNNDFVELKSWRVFVGFQHDEYLVSASNALLADGNSIPGGVGNGTVFAGYPAPDLKSGIETAGDLTQMSVRVGLVGTQFGVASPSVPMPSNMSLVNDGWICPKPTMLGNSSMQVCCTRDTKFKSNITIDDEFLPRQHGDLTIMYDVSRTYESNYWARVTIENHNPLGRLDNWQLNWDWMEDEFIFAMKGAYPSVLDTSKCVFGVQGQFYQRLDFSTALNCDRRPTIVDLPLAKTNDTNLGMIPFCCRNGTILPPAMDPSKSKSAFKINVFKMPPNVNRSDLVPPQNWGIRGRLNPDYKCGPPVRVSPSQFPDPSLLLPNSSAIASWQVVCNITQPKGVSPRCCVSFSAYYNESIIPCQTCACGCPANTEQTCSSTSPALFLPSQALLVPFENRTTLSRAWADLHHFPLSNPLPCGDNCGVSINWHLFTDYRGGWSARITIFNWDEFAFVDWFTALEFEKAAPGFEAVYSFNGSALNGVNNTIFMQGLPGLNYLVAETDGAVPQKDPRVPGKQQSVISFTKKMTPGINIPGGDGFPSKVYFNGEECSLPKILPTSGSHLLDSSNMLSFFLVFLAFMFVQQ